The sequence AATGAGTATACAATAATCACTGACTCTCAAAGCGTTCTGAAATCCATTAGTTACAGGAACTGGAACAAAATAACTAGTAAATACACCCTCGACATACTGGATCAAATCACATTCCGACATTCTATACAATGATATAGCAAATCAACTAGCGAGAGATGCGATTAACAGTGGAAGGCCTATGGACATTAAACTCCCATACACAGAATAGCTCCTAAAAATAAAACAACAAGCGATTCTCTCATGCCAGGAAGAATGGAATGAAAGCCAACAAACTAGAGGTAAAAGCTATGCACGTATACAGACATGCTTACAAGACAGACGTGGTTTGCAAACTTCAAACATTCAAGGAAAATTATAACGTCCATTGTGAGAATTGCGTCCCAGTCCAGGGTCTTTCTCTGCccacttacaaatggttcaaatggctctgaacactgtgggacttaacttctgaggtcatcagtcccctagaacttagaactacttaaacttaaccaacctaaggacatcacacacatccatgcccgaggcaggattcgaacctgcgaccgtggcggtcgcgcatttccagactgtagcgcctagaaccgctcggccacacggccggaaCACTTACATAGAATCGGCATGTCGGAGACACCCTACTGTCAATGTAAAGaggaaacaattggcgacgtaaaTCACATCTTATTTCAGTGTAGACGCTATGAGAAAGGCAGAGTCGACTTTTTCAAGGAGCTCTTAATACTTGCTCACTGCCACTCGCTTTGCACGATCCCAATTCTCGGAGATACAACCAGGAGTACATACGATGACATATCCCGGTTTCTAGCGAAAGAAGACGTAAAGATCTAAAATGAATTAAACTTAACTAAAGaacttaattaaaaaataaatttttagcagTCAACTGTAGTTTGTAATCTGATTACAATAATTTGGATCTAAAAACATATGAATGTATGCCCTAAACAGTATGTATGacgaagaaaaaaatatgttacctTGTTATATGTGTCAGTACATTTATTTGCGATCGCTCTAAACTTTGTATGCTAGAAGACAATAAAAAATGAGTAAACTCCAGTCGACCGGTGGCCAAAGAATAATTAAGTCTCTTCACTGCTGTCTGTAATGGTGCTTCCCGTAATTAATTATTCCGAATGGTAATAATTTATGATTCATTGCCCTGTGGTCTTGATCAACACGAAATTAAAAAGAATGACAGAACGTAAGGATTCATTTTTATCTCAAAACGCTTCTTTACTACGCTACGTTTTGCATTTTGCGTTAAAACTCCTTTTTAGCTCTTGGGGGTGTAGTTATAACAGTAGTCGAACGTCACTTTCGATAACTCGATTTACAAGCAGACGAAAATTATCCGTTTATTTGTTCAAAGACCGTAATGGCACagtcttttctatttttattcgttAATGAAGTCTTGTGATGTTATTTTCGGAAAAAAGTTTATTGATGGCAAGTAAAGTAACAGACGGCTAGCATCTGTACCTTGTTTTGACACGGAGTGATGTGTTAAGATTATGTCCTTCATATATAGTTGAAGGGCATAAGAACTCTTTCGTTTCCAATTAACGCTGTGCTGGAAATACATGTTTTGTTACGTAAAGAAATGATTGCTTTGCCGAGTTTGCAGTCGAAACTCCTTCACAGAATGGTGATATGCCGCTCGTGTAGTGTACGCATTGAAACAAGGCCACAAGTTTGCTGAAGCGGCAAAAATGCAGCGACTTTCCTATGCCGGAAGATACCCCGAGGTAAGATTGACAATAGGACTTGTAAGATGGAAGAAGTATGTGTGCTATCTGAATTTGTTAATCTCAGTATGTAATAATTGTTCATTTGTTTCAGCAGCAGAGTTTGAAGACTCCGCCGGCTTCCTTACTTCTGGTGTCAGTGTTGGGGTCGTTTGTTCTAGCAGCAGGCTCAGTAATTCTTCTGGCACCAGAAGACCGCATTTCAGTTGCCCGTGGGGCCTGGCTTTCGGGGCTTGGGCTTATCTTCTTCGTTTCGCTGTTTGATCTCCTTAATCATGTGGCATTGCAGACGAATGTGGGACATGTGTTCCGAAAAAAGTACGAACTAACATTGTATGAAGTCCTCGATATTTCCAACAAGTAAGTGTGATAAGTTGGACTTTTATATGTCTATTTTAATGTTGCTATGTACCAAAAATACACTGGTCTGCATCACCTTTGAAGCACGATTTTAGCATCCTCAACCTTCCCTCATGTTATGAAGACTTGGCAGATTAATAAAACGTTGAATCAGATTAATAAAACGTAGAGCATTTGAAACAACGGAACCTCATTTCGTTAATAAGCGGCTTTGTTTTCTAAGATTAGCGAAAAGTGTTTCTGTGAAGCATTCTTGGTTTACTTGGTGGTGTTACACATTTAAGTTGCATATACTGGTATGTGATTAGAACAGTTTACTTCCTAGGCCTTCTTAGGTCTCTGAAAATGTCAGTGTGTTTCAGGGTAGatccaatacttttaacagatgtaggaatatatttatttacatattgtgCCTGTGTGTTGCAGAACTGTGTCAGCAGTTCAGGCAGTATTATCGTGTATCACGGGATCCATTGTATGTATGTGGTCATGCACACGTGACTTCCTGCGATCTTCACATTTCATGTCAGAAGCGTATGCATGGTTTGGTGCTTCATACTTCTTCTATGATATATGGTCAATGTACAAAGTCCATACATCTGGCAAAAGTGATGTGGAGCGACAACAACACAGTGGTCACTGCCTTGCACAATGGAGCGATTACATTTGCAAACAGCCAATGATAGTACTGCATCATTTGTTTATTGGCTCATTTGGATTCCTCGTCATTGTTGTAAGTGTTGTAATTTATGTGTAAAATTGTTTGTCTTTAAATCTCAAGAGTAGACTATTTAGCAGCATATAACACTATACACTTGAATTTGCATTAGCACATACGCTTTTGAGCAAGAAAATGTTAGTCTAAATATTGTAAACTTGTTAGTTTGCTTCGTAGTgaggtttatttttcttttctggTTTATTGCATGTTTCAGTGGAGGTATTAGCAGATAAAGGCATATGAAAATCTCCTCTGCTTCCCGTGTTCAGATTTTACTCATGTCTCAACTCACTGATTCGCACACcatgtttcttgttttattttgtttgatcAGTCACACAGCTGGCATTAATTGTCATGAAGTAAATGAAATATAATGAAATGATTATGGCACTATTGGGATTAACCACATGGAGTTATTCAGTCACTTAGTGCACATAGTTTTATTTGATGCCACACTTCCCTCCCttaccaaattgatgatcccttgatgcctctggatgTCGTATCAACCAACCTCTTCTTTCAGTCACCACAAATTTCATGTTAATCCAATTAGATTCACTACCTCATTAGCTATTCGAGCTACCAATCTATTATTCAGCATTCTCCTGCAACACCATTTtcaaaaagcttctgttctcttcttgtctaaactgcttatcatccacatttcacttccgtataaggctACATCCAGACAAATACCTGTAGGAAATACTTCCCAACAcacaaatttatattcagtgttaacaaattcttctttttaGAAGTGCTTTCCTTGCTAtaactagtctgcattttatgttctccctttatcattcatcatcagttatttttgctgcccaaataacaaatatCATCAACTTTtaccgtctcatttcctaatcttcagcatcatctgatttgatTCATCTACACTATGTTAcacctgttttacttttgttctacATCGAAAGCCATACACTGCAAGCCACCttgaggtgtgtggcagagggtacttctaatATCACTATCTAATCTCCCTTACTGCTCCATTTGTTAATGGTGAGGGCAATAGAAGAGTTGTTGGTAAACCTCCATACTAGCTGtaatttctcagattttcattTTGTTATACACATCTGGGAGTAAATTATATACTACCTAATTCCTGCAACAAACTTcctgaatttcaatagtaaacactTGGTGGTCATTTGTACGTAAGACATGCTTCCTTGTGTATACGAATGGTGTGTTTCTCTTTTACTGATGGAGGCCGTGGCCAAAAACTTCATGTAAGTATATTTTGTGTATCTTCtttgcagtaagtagcaatctatctcttACATTGTTAATGGTAAAACTCTCCATGATGCAAAACACATAATCTTGTTGCATTTTCCAtaagagtttgttgagcatctttgtAATGCATTCTTGTGCaccaaatgatcctgtgacaaaacgtgGTGCTCTTCATTCAATCGTGCCTACCTCTTCTATGGATCCAACTTGCTAAGGATCATAGACCGGTTAGCAGAACTCAAGAAGTTAGTGAACAAGGGTTTGTAAGCTGGATGCTTACTCATAGGTATTTTATGGTTTCCAAAGATTTGTCTTTAGTAAAgcaaataatcatcataataatgtTTCCAAGACACTGTTCATCTGCTCAAAGTCCTTTCCTATCTGTGACTGAACTACTGTGTCATCGGCAAGCTTTGcagtttttattcctttttcctctccagatttCTCCATGAATTCCTTTACTCATAGCTAAGTAACATTGAGGAtatgctacagccttgtctcactgctTTTTAAACTATGGCTTCCCGTTTGTCTCCTACAACGCGTATGACTGCAGTcttgtttttgtacaaattgtaaataacctttgctacatgtattttatccctgctaccttcacaattttGAAGAATGTAGTTCAATAAACAATGTCAAAACATTTCTCTAGTTATAAATTAGGTCAAATTTGAAATTCAGGCAGACTATAACAAAGGAAATTAAATTGTCAAAGCCTCCCAGTTCATCTTATAAACTTGCTTCATGAGACTGTTGTGGAATATAAAAATAAAGTCAAAGAAGTTATTTGTTTATAAAATCTGTTATTGGAAAGAATTTGATGTCATATGTCGGAACATGAGATGGAAAATCCTAATGTAAGTTGTTATAAATGAGATGCAAATTCATATAgatacaaaatggataaaagaggaatattcacataaaaaacacaaataaaaaatgtagaaagatgtaaattctgtgtagatctggatatagaagcatgtgcttgtgataTAATATAGGGGTCaatggaagtgtcagattccacccatctgctttgaccccaTGACGTAAGTGTGTTgtcgtgtgtgatgtcattatggcGCGGCAtttgagttctctctctctctctctctctctctctctctctctctctctgtgtgtgtgtgtgtgtgtgtgtgtgtgtgtgtgtgtgtgtgtgtgtgtgtgtggttttgggaCGGTCGACCTAATTTGCATC comes from Schistocerca piceifrons isolate TAMUIC-IGC-003096 chromosome 8, iqSchPice1.1, whole genome shotgun sequence and encodes:
- the LOC124711617 gene encoding TLC domain-containing protein 3A isoform X1, coding for MQRLSYAGRYPEQQSLKTPPASLLLVSVLGSFVLAAGSVILLAPEDRISVARGAWLSGLGLIFFVSLFDLLNHVALQTNVGHVFRKKYELTLYEVLDISNKTVSAVQAVLSCITGSIVCMWSCTRDFLRSSHFMSEAYAWFGASYFFYDIWSMYKVHTSGKSDVERQQHSGHCLAQWSDYICKQPMIVLHHLFIGSFGFLVIVHLRGDLGDCIFGVVYLMELSTPFVSFRGILSKLKMKSSQLYVVNGLVMLVTFFLCRVITLPYVCYKYSDYVGLSFWEAFISLPTGCKISIAILMFPQIYWFILMVKGAFSVFFPVK
- the LOC124711617 gene encoding TLC domain-containing protein 3A isoform X2: MQRLSYAGRYPEQSLKTPPASLLLVSVLGSFVLAAGSVILLAPEDRISVARGAWLSGLGLIFFVSLFDLLNHVALQTNVGHVFRKKYELTLYEVLDISNKTVSAVQAVLSCITGSIVCMWSCTRDFLRSSHFMSEAYAWFGASYFFYDIWSMYKVHTSGKSDVERQQHSGHCLAQWSDYICKQPMIVLHHLFIGSFGFLVIVHLRGDLGDCIFGVVYLMELSTPFVSFRGILSKLKMKSSQLYVVNGLVMLVTFFLCRVITLPYVCYKYSDYVGLSFWEAFISLPTGCKISIAILMFPQIYWFILMVKGAFSVFFPVK